In Tachypleus tridentatus isolate NWPU-2018 chromosome 7, ASM421037v1, whole genome shotgun sequence, a genomic segment contains:
- the LOC143256596 gene encoding protein spaetzle 5-like — translation MDLYEFRFLMFFVVAATIISGVKCGPVKNQSSLPHSLSPPVPVNCSEDATFCENVKDYPEDLIARAVGTEFREFFHKSGQAANPPHERDALVCGEEKFIVYPRAAKDEKHNWLYLVNTINYRQPVEVKKCKEGNLLYCKSQQSLPLEYTIECVNKTIKQKMVAIRNGQPSTDSFIFPNGCECHISEIQHSEQDLPKQASQ, via the exons ATGGATCTTTATGAGTTTCGTTTTCTG ATGTTTTTCGTTGTTGCCGCCACAATAATAAGTGGCGTTAAATGTGGGCCTGTAAAAAACCAGAGCTCTCTGCCTCACAGTCTATCTCCTCCAGTACCGGTCAACTGCTCTGAGGAtgccacgttttgtgaaaatGTCAAGGATTACCCCGA GGACCTCATTGCACGAGCTGTTGGGACGGAGTTTCGTGAATTCTTTCACAAATCTGGGCAAGCAGCAAACCCACCACATGAAAGGGATGCTCTAGTTTGTGGTGAAGAAAAGTTTATTGTCTACCCTAGAGCAGCCAAAGATGAGAAACACAATTGGCTGTACCTGGTAAACACCATCAACTATCGTCAACCGGTAGAAGTTAAGAAATGCAA GGAAGGAAATCTATTATATTGTAAATCACAACAGAGTTTGCCTCTAGAATACACCATCGAGTGTGTGAATAAAACCATAAAGCAGAAAATGGTTGCCATTAGAAACGGACAACCTTCAACCGATTCCTTCATTTTTCCAAATGGCTGTGAGTGCCACATCTCGGAAATCCAACACAGCGAACAAGACTTACCCAAACAAGCCAGCCAGTGA